GGGCGGGACTGAATCTTAGCCGGCCTAGTCACCACGTTGACCCGCAGCTGGATGAAGCCATCGCCCATTTTGTTGCGGGCCACACACAGGTAGTCCCCAGCGTCCCGGTCCGTCACAGCCTGAACGGTGAGGGTGCCATTGGGGAAGACCCTGATTCGAGGGTCGAAACTGTGAACACAGGACGACATGAAGAGATGCCTGCGCACCTGTGGCTCAAACTCACCTGAACCTCTGACTCACCTGTACCTCTGACTCACCTGTACCTCTGACTCACCTGTAGCTCCGATTCACCTAAACCTCTGTCTCACCTGTACCTCTGACTCACCTGAACCTCTGACTCAGCTGTACCTCTGACTCACCTGTAGCTCTGACTCACCTGTAGCTCTGATTCACCCGTACCCCTGATTCACCTGTACCTCTGACTCACCTGTACCTCTGATTCACCTGTACCTCTGACTCACCTGTACATCTGACTCACCTGTACCTCTGACTCACCTGCACCTCTGATTCACCTAAACCTCTGACTCACCTGTACATCTGACTCACCTGTACCTCTGACTCACCTGTACCTCTGACTCACCTGTACCTCTGACTCACCTGTACTGAGCGTCCACGAGCTTCTTGTACGGCGTCCTCCAGAGGATTCGTGGCTCTGGGTGTCCCGACGCCACACAGTCGAGCAGCAGCCGACCTCCGTACGCCAAGTCCGTCCTCCTGGGGGATGAGGTGGTGATGGTGGCCTTGGCCAGAACTCGGGTCCACGTCACACTCAGAACAACCGTCCTCCAGCTGGACGCCAGGGTGTTGCTGGCGAAGCACTGGTACGGGCCAGAGCTTTGGGGAACCACTCTGGGAACGTGGAGCGTACCGTTGGGGAAGACAAGGAGGTTTGGGCGGGTCAGCAGCTGGGAGGCGGTAAGCCGTACCCCGTCGGGCGTGATCCAGTGAATAATGGGCTGAGGAACCCCGGTGGCCGTGCAGTGGAGGAAGGCAGAGCTTCCCTCCACCAGAGTCTGGTTCTCGTGCTGCACCTCCTGAATGACAGGTGGCTCTGCTAAGACATGAAGGAGCACAGAGGCGGCGTCCAGCCCGGCTTCAGTCACACACGTGTACCTGCCTCTGTCTGAGAGCTCCACCTGTCGTATTCGGAGGGTTCCTTCTCTGTGGACCGCCACACGCCGCTGAGACGAACCCGCGGCCAAGTGCGTGTGACTGGGGAGGATCCACGTAACTAGAGACTCGGGATGCCCTCCCACCAAACATTCCAAGTCAACAGCGCCACCAAAGAGCACAGCGACATCTCGGTGGAGCGGCTGGACCACGAGGTTCACCACCGACTCGCTCCAGCCGTCCTGGTTCTGGACAGAGCAGAAGTACTGACCGGTGTCCGTCGTCTGGGCCTTCCTGATGAGCAGAGTGCCGTTGGGATGGACCTGGAACCTCTGTGTCCGGCTGCCCTGAGTCAACCTTTGACCTGGAGGAAGGCAACCGTTTAGAACAATTCAAgcgaatttggagtttagctaatatttcagcaacatgctagccgttttggctaatttagacattttagcagttctttaggcaaatttggcatttagctaatatttaacccTATGCCAACTGTTTCAGCTTAATTAgacatttaacctttttttgtctaatttggtaTGTAGCTTACAGttaagctacatgttagctgttttggctaattaagacattttagcagttctttaggcaaatttggcatttagcgtatagttcagctacatgctagctgttttggctaatataggctttttttcagtttcataggctaattttgagtttagctaatatttaacccTATGCCAACTGTTTCAGCTTAATTAgacatttgaccattttttgtctaatttggtaTGTAGCTTACAGTtaagctgcatgttagctgttttggctaattttgccattttatcagctttttagactattttggagttcaacaactgtaatattttagccttacgctagctgttttggcttagttaaacattttactagtttttttttttctttttttgcttatttggcatttagctaatatttcagcttcatactagctgttttggctaatttcgaatttttttctgttttttagaataatttggcattttgctaatattttagctagctatcagcttcagcgttttcagctattagcttcagtgttttcagcttcagcattttcagctatcagcttctgtgttttcagcttcagcattttcagctatcagcttcagtgttttcagctattaacttccaCATTTttgttatcaatttcagcatcttcagtggccacattcagcttacagcattcacactagcattttggttccgggtcacgagcagctGGCGCCTTCgactctcctcaactcttctgcttttaaagtcttttaaagttgctcCCAAGCGACTTTAATCGCTGAGCTACTGCAGAACAGctaccgcaacgaggagagttgaacatggcaccaaagaaacattttgaaaccaATTTGATGGATTGGCAAGATGTCCTGGAGAGAagaatgcatgacatggatcaggACAAccttatatataaataaaatattttacagtacAGAAGTGGAATGTTACAGTATCTTCTCTTTTCGGCCTCTACAGCTACATCGGGTTAGCTAGCTACTGTGACGTATGAAagtttcaggaattcaaacTGAGTGTTTCTCTGGCACTTTGAGTGACAGcgacttaaaaggagaaatactcgcaaatgcaaacaagaaatgatttcttcttatattttttctctttcagaagaaaaatgccacacatgcatgttaaaaactcaaagacatgattttcattggagggggactttagtgccctgcgacagactggcgacctgtccagggtgtaccccgccttcgccctgctgggataggctccggcacccccgcgaccccgaatgggaagaagcggacaagaaaatggatggatggatgggggaCTTTAGTgagaatattttgaaatgttttgcaCTGTAATAGATGATTTTTATATTcagatttttggtactgattcATATAAATGATGagtctgtggatgtttgaaatttgatgacatcactgatCTGGATGATCCTGAATAGCTTGAATCTATGACTGTAGGgtataaatatctgattttAAGTCCTGAACTGGATGTTGATCATGTAGataaaatggtatggtcgagccggggtgggattataaaTACGTTTATtcataagtttgcttccttccactctctCCACTGTGAGATGTTCTTCGTGTCTTATTACCTGATGGCTTGAAATAAagcatttcattcattcattcattcattcgttattgtaggtaatgttccatatctagttttaaagtgttttagtattattttttctattaagattacagaaataaattatttataatttgtcTTTTGGGACTTTCTGGagaaccataaatgtttacatttagatttacactttttctgttgatctacaaaccgaccccgaccccccatcagagaagaaaacagttatgtgcgCCCCCTGGTTTACAGAAACCGTCTGCAGTTTAGAACTAAACCCAGACCTGGACCTGAACCTCAATAGAAGGACAGTTTACCAGAGTTTGGAAGTACTTCCTGTTAGGAATGTCAAGAGGGCGGCACTACTCAGTCCAGTCCTCATATTGAGTCAATGATCAGGTGCAGGATCGGTCTGAACTATACAGACAAATCTTTTCTCTCATGAGCGTCTGACCCAGATTTTAACACCCCCCCCAGCCCTAACCGAACCCCCAGCTGTACTGAACCCGGGCCAGCCCCCTTTTCCCATGAAGTCATGGCGAACCCGGTGAGTCATACATACCGGTAGCAGCTGTGGTCCATGACAGGAAGCTCGCCGCCGGGGCCTCACAGGGAAGCCGAGCATCTGTTTCTGCTGTCACGCTGACAGTCTGGAGGCGGTCCAGGGAGGTCTGGGGCTCTCCTCCTGGAGCAGGTCCAGTCCGCCGGCCGTCCCTGGTCCCGGACAGCGATTCTGTTTCTGCTGTAGCGCTGTCTGTGGGGATCCGGGGCTTTTCCCGCCGGCCATCCTGGGATTCTGTTAGCGTTTCTGTCGGCGGCTCAGACTGCGGTGGTTTTAActgtgagggggcggggctgacTGTTGTAGGCGTGGATCTGGAGGGCGTGACCAGGTCGGGTCTGGACAGGGATGTGGTAGACTGTGTATCTGTGGAGCTTTCTCTTGGAGCAGTGGTGTGAGGGGCGGTTGTTTCAGCTGCATCAATtgaagccccgcctcctttcTTAAAGGGAGGAGCTACAGAGTTCACCGTGATGGGATGTTCAGTTGAAGGTGATGTTGTAAACCCCTCCCCGGCTGCTTCTGATACTGACTGGTTCTTCTGAGCATCTGCTGAGGTTCCGGTGACCAGCGGTGACCTCCCTGCGTCGCCGTCAGGGACCAGCAGAGCGTCCACAGTGATTGGTTTCTGCGAGGAGCTCCGTggagaagatgctgaaaacacCTGAACATGTCCTGAAAACGACGAGGTCGCCTCCGCCGCGTCATGAATGGACCTTGGAGAGGTTGGTTGAAAAGAGGGCGTGGTCAGGAGGAGGCTGTCCTCCACCTCATATGATGGAGACGGTCGTGGACTGGGATCTACTTCACTGAAGGACACTGATTGGCTGTCGCTGAAGGgaatggtggtggtggtgggggctgcttctgattggtctgtgGGAGCAGTAGTCCcgcttgtgggaggagccttCACAGTGTGTTTCTTTCTGTTGGGCCTCTTCCTCCGCCCGCTGTTCCCCCTCCTGAAACCAGGTTTGCGGGGGCGTGTCCGGGACTGTCTGGTGGGAGGGCGGGGCTTAGCAGTGGTAGACATCACTGTGTGTGTGACAGACGGGGATGGGTCCGGATCCTGGGAGACGGTCTCAGTGACCTGATGGTTTCCAGGACTGGCGGTTGATCTTTCAGGATTACTGGAGTCAGGTCTGGTTTTTGGAGGAAAGGGGGTCCTGCTTTTGGGGTGGTTTGTACTGCTCCATCGGGGGAGGGGGACAGTAGTGGTGTGTGGGTGGAGAGTCCCTCCGCCTGGGGTGAGCTGCAGGGTCCATGTCAGAATGCGGGTGGAGGGCTGCACAGGAACAGGTTGCCTTGCAGTGCTGGGGGGCGGGTCTGTGTTGGGAAAGGGGGTCACCGGTTGGTCTGGACTCTTGCTTTTGTTGGTTTCTGGTTGCTCCTTTAGGTCGGACATGGAGACTCTCTGATATGGACTCTCATGTTTGATTGTTCCTGGTTGTTCATTTAGAACTGGAATGGATACTTGATGGTCTGGACTCTTATTGTTGGTGGTTTCTGGTTGTTCCCTCAGGTCAGGAACAGAGATTTCATTTTCTGGACTGTTGAATTTGTTGGTTCCTAGTTGTTCCTTCAGGACAGACATGGAGACTCTTTTGTCTGGACTGTCTTGTTTGGTGGGTCCTGGTTGTTGCTTTGGATCAGACATTGGGAATCTCTGATCTGGTCTGTTGTTTTTGGTGGTCCCTGGTTGTTCATTCAGGTCAGGAATAGAGGCTCTCTGATCTGGActctcttttttgtttgctggtTGCTCCTTCTGATCAGACATGGAAACTCTCTTGTCTGGTCTCTTGTTCTTGGTGGTCCCTGGTTGTTCCTTCAGGTCAGGAATGGAGACTCTCTGATCTGGTCTCTCATATTTGGTGGATTCTAGTTGTTGCTTCAGGTCAGACATTGGGACTATCTTGTCTGGACTCTTGTCTTTGTTGGTTCCTGGTTGTTCCTTCGGATCAGGAATTGTGACTTTCTGGTCTGGActcttgtttttgttagtttctgGTCGTTCCTTTAGGACAGACAAAGGGACTCTCTGATCTGGATTTGTACTGTTCTCTGACTGATTTcgaacaggaagtgatgtcgcTTTATTTCTGTCCCTAATCTTGGCTAATATGTCTGCCCACTTTCTGGGGTCTATCCTGTTCTTTGACACATTTGCCGTTCTTCTGTCCACCAGAACTTTCTGGTCTTTGGGTTTACTTGGTTTCCGGAGCACAGACTGTTTGATTCTGGCGTTCTTGTGCGGGTGCCTCCTCCTTGCTGGATTCAGAGCTTCTGCAGGGATTCTTCTAATGCTCTTTGGAACCTCTGTCTGAGGAGCCTCTGCACCTCCTGACGCCTCCTCTGCTTCTTCAGCAAGGACCTCCACCAGAGTGCTGACCTCTGCAGCAGGCCGTGGTGCTGCCAGAAACCTCCTTGAGGGCCCGACTAATCCTCTGCGCTTGAGCACGATTACCTTTGAAGCTGCTGTGTCGGCGCCATGGTTGTTGACGGCAACACACCTGTAGTAGCCGCCATCTGAGGGCTGGACCTTCTGGACCACCAGGGTCCCATTGGGGAACACCTGAGCTCTGGAGGAGTTGGTTCTGAGGCCAACGATGCTGCTGTCGGGTAGAATCCAGCTGACTTCAGGATCAGGGGAGCCGGATGCTGAACAATTCAGGGAGAAGAGGCCGCCCATAAAGGTCTCTATAGAAACCACGGGTCCATCCGCCACTGGGGGGGCACTGGAGGACTCCAACACCGTCAGATAAAAAGGACGGACAGCAATGTCCCCATGGACCTTGGCAATGCAGTAATACGCTCCTGCGTCTGCATGCATCACTGCCCCAATGAGCAGACGGCCGTCCTGGGTCACAGAGACCCGCTTGTCTGGACCTGCAGCAGCTGAGTCGTCCTGGGTCACAGAGACTCGGTTTGGACCAGCAGGAGGAGCTTCCAAGGTGGAACCGTCTGGCAGCATCCACTGGACTCTGGCTGGTTCCGAGCCGTCGGTTCTGCAGGTCATTTGACTGGCGCTCCCCAACGCGGCGCTGTGCACTTCGTGTGAGGCGTTTGTAGACTGGATCAGGACCCAGGGTCTCCTCTGCCTGTGAATCTCCTGGAGGTCCAGGGTCTCTGACAGTCCGGTCTTCAGGACCAGCCTGACCCTGTTTTGAGAAGACCGGGCTCTGTCCAGCTGCAGGTCCAGCGATGGTTGCATCAGCCAAACAGGCCGGGCCGTCATGCCGACCCTCAGACCGGTGTAGTACACAGCATCCTTGTCAGGGTTCTGGGTGTAGGAGTACGCTGGGGGGACCCCTCCGTTCAGGACAGCTCCTCGGTCCAAGTGAGCCGGAGCTCTGCTGTAGTAGGCGATCAGCCTCCACAGCTGCTGGTACTTCTCTGACCCGACAGGACAGTCCAGGTCCACAGAGAAGGAGATGTTGACGGCCAGATGCAGCGGGCTCTCCAGTTCCCAGGAGGTCTCTGCCAGGTCCTGAGGCCGGCCCAGGCTGCAGTCCAGGTTCACCTGATTTTCGTGTTCATCCCGAAGCTCCAGAGAGACGTTCCCTAAAGGCTCCCTGAAGTCCTCCATGCTAAGAAGTTCAGTGTTGGcgccagggggcggggcttctgtaGAGTTGGAGGTGATGACAGGGGCGCTGCAGACCAGGTTCTCCACGGTGTGGAGCTCTGTGCCGTGGAGATACCTGGGAGAGGAGCAGATGGGGCACAGGCGGCCGCCTGGAGAGACTTTCTTACATTTAAGGACACCTGTGGGGAAAGAAGAGTCTGCTTTACCTTAAGGGCTTCAGGAGCTTCAAGAGCTTCAAGAGCTACAGGAGATTCAGAAGCTATGAGAGCTTCAGAAGCTTAAAGAACTTTCAGAAGCCTCAGAAGCTTCAGGAGCTTCAAAAGCTTcaaaagcttaaataacttttggaAGCTTCAAGAGGTTAAAAAGTTTTAGGAGCTGCAAAAGTTTCAGGAGCATCAGAAGCTCAAAGAACTTTTGGAACTTTCAGGGGCTTCAGGAGCTTTAGAATCTTTCAGAACTTTGCCGGACGTTGCTGCTTCAGAAATCAAACCTGTGAAGGTGCTTTTCCAGTCCTGGAACCACCTCATGTCACAGTCGCAGGTCCACGGGTTCCCATGGAGGTACAGGTTCTCCAGCTGTGGCATGGTCTCCAGCAGGCGCTCCGGCAGGTACCTGAGCCGGTTCTCGGACAGGTAGAGGTGTCTCAGGGTGGAGACGTGCAGCAGGCTCCTCACGGTGAAGGTGCTGAAGGTGTCTTGGTGCAACGTCTGCAGACGGTTgttctccagctgcagcagcttcagggCGGCGAGGCCCTGGAAGGCCTGAGGGTGGATGGACTCCAGCCGGTTATGATCCAGGTGCAGCCGAACCAAAGACCGCAGACCTCTGAGGGAGTTCCtacgcagctcctgcagctggtTGTAGCTCATCTTCAGCATCTGGAACAACAGGACTGCAGGTCACAGAGTGGACCGTCTGGAGAGACCTCGTCTGACTCAGATCTGCAGCTGAGAACGTGCTCGGGAAGAGATTCCAGACTCATGAACTGCAAgttaagcttttaaaaatatatctttactGCTatggctttattttgaaactattcccagtcctgtttcctgttttctaaagAGTCCACATTCATGCTGCTGCCTGATCCAGCGGAACATTCCTCAGAGATTACCTGCAGAGCTCCCAGGTCCCTGAAGGCACCATCAGACACAGAGTGGATGTTATTTCCATGAAgcatcagcagctccagctGCTTCAGACCCGCCACAGACCCGTCTGGGATCCGGGTCAGTCTGTTGAACCTGGAAGACCAGAAACACTGAAGTTAGCCTCTGATGTACCAGGACGGGGGCTTTCCAGACCCGCCACAGACCCGTTGAGATCCTTCTCTGGTCTGGTAGAACATCTTCtatataatcttatttttttaaagatatgtcTCTGTAGTTGAAGTTATTCAGGTCCAAACGTCCAacattcaaacatttgattgacagctttaGTGTAGTCTGCTTCAGTGGAAAAAGATAAAGTCAGCATCTGGTTTTTGGACTACACTTTACAGGTTAACAGTTCAAGTTAAGGGTAACGTAAAGGGTCAAATTAAGGGTTAATTTAATGGTAAGGTTGAGGGAAAAAGATAAGAGTAAAGTTAAGGGTTGTTGTTAAAGGTAAGGTTATTGGTTAATATGAAGGGGTAAAGTTAAGGGTAAACTTGAGGATAAAGTTAAGGGTAAACTTGAGGATAAAGTTAAACGTTAATATGAAGGGTTAAGTTAAGGATAAACTTGAGGATAAAGTTAAGGGTATCTTTAAGGGTTAAGTTAATGGTAAACTTGAGGATAAAGTTAAGGGTAAACTTGAGGGTCAAGTTAAGGGTAAACTGAGGATAAAGTTAAAGGTTAATATGAAGGGTTAAGTTAAGGATAAACTTGAGGATAAAGTTAAGGGTATCTTTAAGGGTTAAGTTAAGGGTAAACTTGAGGATAAATTTAAAGGTTAATATGAAGGGTTAAGTTAAGGATAAACTTGAGGATAAAGTTAAGGGTATCTTTAAGGGTCAAGGGTTAAGTTAAGGGTAAACTTGAGGGTCAAGTTAAGGGGTATCTTTAAGGGTTAAGGGTTAAGTAAAGGGTAAACTTGAGGATAAAGTTAAGGGTATCTTTTAGGGTTAAGTTAAGGGTAAACTTGAGGGTCAAGTTAAGGGTATCTTTAAGGGTTAATTTAAGAGTAAAGTTGAGGGTTAAGTTAAGGGTATCTTTAAGGGTTAAGTTAAGGGTAAACTTGAGGATAAAGTTAAGGGTATCTTTAAGGGTTAAGATGAGAGTACAGTTAAGGGTTGTTGTTAAAGGTAAGGTTAAGGGTTAATATGAAGGGTTAAGTTAAGAGTAAACTTGAGGGTCAAGTTAAGGGTATCTTTAAGGGTTAAGATAAGAGTAAAGTTAAGGGTTGTTGTTAAAGGTAAGATTAAGGGTTAATATGAAGGGTTAAGTTAAGAGTAAACTTGAGGGTCAAGTTAAGGGTATCTTTAAGGGTTAAGATAAGAGTAAAGTTAAGGGTTGTTGTTAAAGGTAAGGTTAAGGGTTAATATGAAGGGTTAAGTAAAGGGTAAACTTGAGGGTCAAGTTAAGGGTATCTTTAAGGGTTAATTTAAGAGTAAAGTTGAGGGTTAAATTAAGTGTAAATTTAAGGGGAAATCTTGATCTCATTTTCATGGATTTATTCGAAATCTAGAAGGAGAGAACATTTAAACGAGCTTCAGAAAGTTAACA
This Oryzias melastigma strain HK-1 linkage group LG2, ASM292280v2, whole genome shotgun sequence DNA region includes the following protein-coding sequences:
- the mxra5a gene encoding matrix-remodeling-associated protein 5, which gives rise to MLHGNNIHSVSDGAFRDLGALQMLKMSYNQLQELRRNSLRGLRSLVRLHLDHNRLESIHPQAFQGLAALKLLQLENNRLQTLHQDTFSTFTVRSLLHVSTLRHLYLSENRLRYLPERLLETMPQLENLYLHGNPWTCDCDMRWFQDWKSTFTGVLKCKKVSPGGRLCPICSSPRYLHGTELHTVENLVCSAPVITSNSTEAPPPGANTELLSMEDFREPLGNVSLELRDEHENQVNLDCSLGRPQDLAETSWELESPLHLAVNISFSVDLDCPVGSEKYQQLWRLIAYYSRAPAHLDRGAVLNGGVPPAYSYTQNPDKDAVYYTGLRVGMTARPVWLMQPSLDLQLDRARSSQNRVRLVLKTGLSETLDLQEIHRQRRPWVLIQSTNASHEVHSAALGSASQMTCRTDGSEPARVQWMLPDGSTLEAPPAGPNRVSVTQDDSAAAGPDKRVSVTQDGRLLIGAVMHADAGAYYCIAKVHGDIAVRPFYLTVLESSSAPPVADGPVVSIETFMGGLFSLNCSASGSPDPEVSWILPDSSIVGLRTNSSRAQVFPNGTLVVQKVQPSDGGYYRCVAVNNHGADTAASKVIVLKRRGLVGPSRRFLAAPRPAAEVSTLVEVLAEEAEEASGGAEAPQTEVPKSIRRIPAEALNPARRRHPHKNARIKQSVLRKPSKPKDQKVLVDRRTANVSKNRIDPRKWADILAKIRDRNKATSLPVRNQSENSTNPDQRVPLSVLKERPETNKNKSPDQKVTIPDPKEQPGTNKDKSPDKIVPMSDLKQQLESTKYERPDQRVSIPDLKEQPGTTKNKRPDKRVSMSDQKEQPANKKESPDQRASIPDLNEQPGTTKNNRPDQRFPMSDPKQQPGPTKQDSPDKRVSMSVLKEQLGTNKFNSPENEISVPDLREQPETTNNKSPDHQVSIPVLNEQPGTIKHESPYQRVSMSDLKEQPETNKSKSPDQPVTPFPNTDPPPSTARQPVPVQPSTRILTWTLQLTPGGGTLHPHTTTVPLPRWSSTNHPKSRTPFPPKTRPDSSNPERSTASPGNHQVTETVSQDPDPSPSVTHTVMSTTAKPRPPTRQSRTRPRKPGFRRGNSGRRKRPNRKKHTVKAPPTSGTTAPTDQSEAAPTTTTIPFSDSQSVSFSEVDPSPRPSPSYEVEDSLLLTTPSFQPTSPRSIHDAAEATSSFSGHVQVFSASSPRSSSQKPITVDALLVPDGDAGRSPLVTGTSADAQKNQSVSEAAGEGFTTSPSTEHPITVNSVAPPFKKGGGASIDAAETTAPHTTAPRESSTDTQSTTSLSRPDLVTPSRSTPTTVSPAPSQLKPPQSEPPTETLTESQDGRREKPRIPTDSATAETESLSGTRDGRRTGPAPGGEPQTSLDRLQTVSVTAETDARLPCEAPAASFLSWTTAATGQRLTQGSRTQRFQVHPNGTLLIRKAQTTDTGQYFCSVQNQDGWSESVVNLVVQPLHRDVAVLFGGAVDLECLVGGHPESLVTWILPSHTHLAAGSSQRRVAVHREGTLRIRQVELSDRGRYTCVTEAGLDAASVLLHVLAEPPVIQEVQHENQTLVEGSSAFLHCTATGVPQPIIHWITPDGVRLTASQLLTRPNLLVFPNGTLHVPRVVPQSSGPYQCFASNTLASSWRTVVLSVTWTRVLAKATITTSSPRRTDLAYGGRLLLDCVASGHPEPRILWRTPYKKLVDAQYSFDPRIRVFPNGTLTVQAVTDRDAGDYLCVARNKMGDGFIQLRVNVVTRPAKIQSRPLQEVVYGGGLILDCVASGIPDPKISWALPDGTMVVPGLTKDGAGLGQAHRYVVFENGTLHFKHSGPPAEGDYTCYAENRLGKDQIKVRVQVSSGASLPQIQDKGKTAGRVLQGEMATLSCIATGDPEPTVTWWSPSHRLIRPVQDKYRFMADGSLVVQDVQSSDEGNYTCKASSSAGHDHKVTRLEVLAPPPVLEGADIIKVTAVEDQPMVLDCGPFGVLVGHILWILPGNVVLPAPYRSDRLTVHSNGTLEMRSLKKTDSGPLVCFARSDGGEVRMEFNLEVMEATRTAESVPLAAGGTMSLNCSFDTPHRLTWILPDGTVLVRGARLFKFFHQHNGSLVISNPSAAESGKYRCLGQSSAGMLEREVTLTPRRKPKITSSYASPVSVMTGETLLLHCQTAGGAVRLAWTLPSGVVLSRLQRAGRYAVLPNGTLTIRQVSVHDRGRYVCRGSNDGGSSLLSVSVSVVGHAPRITSAPPSVTYAKQGVAVQLNCAATGMPALEVAWETPDKMRLAVSAQPRLFGNKYLHPEGALVIQSPTLRDSGVYRCTARNQLGSDSRTTFLNVF